In Persicimonas caeni, a single window of DNA contains:
- a CDS encoding right-handed parallel beta-helix repeat-containing protein: MNSINWRSVGHFAIVVAFLAGSYALYPWAECSISSAQSGDLPAPVQNDGSALTLAQEARNRKMPTASTGFFDRLGAAEPVCRQRHPLGERKAGWGVSVAALLLMLISRAIAKRNESRPIVPRGDAPVGQHTGDRRSMETSSRAGGGRGGVPEAITISQELEIDLPGEEGPEEDLDALINYLEEEEEDVRQEAEKARPRGRGAGADIDGFYCPPGLEDAPVLYVDPSNLAASDAMDDLDSRVGNPERPFETIQAALDRASKLFTTTRGPVQVRVSPGVYQERLFVPTHVSLVNHRLPAEGSIRQHLDWLVAQQEVGHPDRVTLLPPADAEFAIKFEHGQRQGIFGCHVVGREGVRQQGLVAEHCTGLAVVHCAIEDFTQGGMHFVDCGGGTKQTAAQVVGCRFRHNKAVRGGAVFVRGGTLRIEKTRFEDNTSTLGGAIFVVDASGPLQLDAVGFRGNEATAEDRLTVRPDVVKLEDWRHGPGQGGALAAVRSKIKFTDCKFLENRGKISGGALALLGAQAVFDSRDSGNSFKKNQARVGGAVFVAGWTGCRATLKAKGSKFFANEAGSDGGALAIIGLAVAQVMGAKFVENQSLANDGVGGAVASLKGGQFMAKETRFRANETAGRGGAAGAINASLVLSDGCYVEENVAQGGEGGGLFCLSESNAEMEGLMNRTDFKLPFVFTTRDVAIRHNKSAGQTAGLLVGNQEDMPTFPIKVTIEKPMYVRNNKAAGGSERTGDLVVRWAREVVSDSGDRAKKQLLLN, from the coding sequence ATGAATTCAATCAATTGGCGGTCGGTGGGCCACTTCGCGATCGTAGTCGCGTTTTTGGCGGGGAGTTACGCGTTGTATCCGTGGGCGGAGTGCTCGATTTCGAGCGCGCAGAGCGGAGATCTGCCTGCGCCCGTCCAGAACGACGGCAGTGCGTTGACGCTGGCTCAGGAGGCGCGCAATCGCAAGATGCCGACGGCGTCGACCGGGTTTTTCGACCGACTCGGCGCCGCCGAGCCGGTGTGTCGGCAGCGGCATCCGCTCGGGGAGCGAAAGGCGGGGTGGGGCGTGAGCGTGGCGGCGCTGCTGCTGATGCTGATCAGCCGCGCGATTGCCAAGCGCAACGAGAGCCGCCCAATCGTGCCGCGCGGCGACGCGCCGGTAGGCCAGCACACCGGCGACCGGCGCAGCATGGAGACCTCGAGTCGTGCGGGGGGTGGTCGTGGAGGCGTCCCGGAAGCGATCACGATCAGCCAAGAACTCGAAATCGACCTGCCCGGCGAGGAGGGGCCTGAAGAAGACCTGGACGCGCTCATCAACTACCTCGAGGAGGAGGAGGAGGACGTGCGCCAGGAGGCCGAGAAGGCGCGGCCGCGCGGCCGCGGGGCGGGGGCCGATATCGACGGGTTTTATTGCCCGCCGGGCCTCGAGGACGCTCCCGTCCTGTACGTCGACCCGTCGAATCTGGCGGCGAGTGATGCCATGGACGACCTGGATTCGCGGGTGGGCAATCCCGAGCGGCCCTTCGAGACCATCCAGGCCGCGCTCGACCGTGCCAGCAAGCTGTTCACCACGACGCGCGGGCCGGTGCAGGTGCGAGTATCGCCGGGGGTGTACCAGGAGCGGCTCTTCGTGCCCACGCACGTCTCGCTGGTCAACCACCGCCTGCCGGCCGAGGGGAGCATTCGCCAGCATCTGGACTGGCTGGTCGCCCAGCAGGAGGTGGGCCACCCCGACCGCGTCACGCTGTTGCCTCCGGCCGACGCCGAGTTCGCGATCAAGTTCGAGCACGGCCAACGCCAGGGGATCTTTGGCTGCCATGTGGTCGGCCGCGAGGGCGTACGCCAACAGGGCTTGGTCGCCGAGCACTGTACCGGGCTGGCCGTGGTCCACTGCGCGATCGAGGACTTCACGCAAGGTGGGATGCACTTTGTCGACTGTGGCGGCGGCACCAAACAGACCGCCGCGCAGGTGGTCGGCTGCCGATTTCGCCATAACAAGGCGGTGCGTGGAGGGGCGGTGTTTGTGCGAGGTGGCACGCTGCGTATCGAGAAGACGCGCTTCGAGGACAACACGTCGACACTCGGCGGGGCGATCTTCGTGGTCGACGCCTCCGGGCCCCTGCAACTCGACGCGGTCGGGTTTCGGGGCAACGAGGCGACCGCCGAGGACCGGCTGACGGTGCGCCCGGACGTCGTCAAACTCGAGGACTGGCGCCACGGGCCCGGCCAGGGTGGTGCGCTGGCGGCGGTGCGCTCGAAGATCAAGTTCACCGACTGCAAGTTCTTGGAAAACAGGGGCAAGATTTCGGGCGGTGCGTTGGCGTTGCTCGGCGCCCAAGCCGTGTTCGACAGCCGTGACTCGGGCAACTCCTTCAAGAAAAACCAGGCGCGCGTGGGCGGGGCGGTCTTTGTGGCCGGCTGGACGGGCTGTCGAGCGACGCTCAAGGCGAAGGGCTCGAAGTTTTTCGCCAACGAGGCCGGCTCCGACGGCGGCGCGCTTGCGATTATTGGACTGGCCGTCGCGCAGGTGATGGGGGCGAAGTTCGTCGAGAACCAAAGCCTCGCCAACGACGGGGTGGGCGGCGCGGTGGCGAGCCTCAAGGGTGGGCAGTTCATGGCCAAGGAGACGCGGTTTCGGGCCAATGAGACGGCCGGGAGAGGCGGCGCTGCAGGTGCGATCAACGCGAGCCTGGTGCTCAGCGACGGTTGCTATGTCGAGGAGAATGTCGCCCAGGGCGGCGAGGGCGGCGGGTTGTTCTGTCTGTCGGAGTCGAACGCCGAGATGGAGGGGCTGATGAATCGCACTGACTTCAAGCTCCCGTTCGTCTTTACCACACGGGACGTGGCGATTCGGCACAACAAGTCGGCCGGTCAGACGGCCGGGCTACTCGTCGGCAACCAAGAGGACATGCCCACGTTCCCGATCAAGGTGACGATCGAAAAGCCGATGTATGTACGAAATAACAAAGCCGCCGGCGGCTCGGAGCGCACGGGCGACTTGGTCGTTCGGTGGGCGCGTGAGGTGGTGTCGGATAGTGGGGATCGCGCCAAGAAGCAGCTTCTGCTCAATTGA
- the rho gene encoding transcription termination factor Rho, producing MNLKELKEKKIGELTKMAKEAKIDGASNMRKQELIFALLQAQTEKDGQIYGEGVLEILPDGFGFLRAPDYNYLPGPDDIYVSPSQIRRFNLRTGDTVSGQIRPPKDNERYFALLKVEAVNYDDPEDSRDKILFDNLTPLYPQERIELECEPDNYSLRILDLLTPIGKGQRALIVAPPRTGKTVLLQDIAHAVAANHPDSALIVLLIDERPEEVTDMQRSVDGEVVSSTFDEPAERHVQVAEMVIEKAKRLVEHKKDVVILLDSITRLARAYNTVVPPSGKILSGGVDSNALHKPKRFFGAARNIEEGGSLTIIATALIDTGSRMDEVIFEEFKGTGNSELHLDRKLMEKRIFPCLNINKSGTRKEELLMNDQQLNRVWILRQLLHPLNVVDSMEFLLDKMGKTDSNEEFLNSMSG from the coding sequence ATGAACCTGAAAGAACTCAAAGAAAAGAAAATTGGTGAGCTCACCAAGATGGCCAAAGAGGCCAAAATCGACGGCGCGTCGAACATGCGCAAGCAGGAGCTGATCTTCGCTCTGCTGCAGGCGCAAACCGAAAAGGACGGCCAGATCTACGGGGAAGGCGTCCTGGAAATCCTGCCCGACGGTTTCGGTTTCCTGCGCGCTCCCGATTACAACTACCTGCCCGGGCCGGATGACATTTATGTCTCGCCCAGCCAGATCCGTCGCTTCAACCTGCGCACCGGCGACACCGTCAGCGGCCAAATTCGCCCGCCGAAGGACAACGAGCGCTACTTCGCGCTGCTCAAAGTCGAGGCCGTCAACTACGACGACCCCGAAGATTCGCGCGACAAGATCCTGTTCGACAACCTCACTCCGCTGTACCCGCAAGAGCGCATCGAGCTGGAGTGCGAGCCGGACAACTACAGCCTGCGCATCCTCGATCTGCTCACGCCGATCGGTAAGGGCCAGCGCGCGCTGATCGTGGCGCCGCCGCGTACCGGTAAGACCGTCCTGCTGCAGGACATCGCCCACGCCGTCGCGGCCAACCACCCCGACTCGGCCCTCATCGTGCTGCTCATCGACGAGCGTCCCGAGGAGGTCACCGACATGCAGCGCTCCGTCGACGGCGAAGTCGTCAGCTCGACCTTCGACGAGCCGGCCGAGCGTCACGTCCAGGTCGCCGAGATGGTCATCGAGAAGGCCAAGCGCCTCGTCGAGCACAAAAAGGATGTCGTCATCCTGCTCGACTCGATCACCCGTCTGGCCCGCGCCTACAACACCGTCGTTCCCCCGTCGGGCAAGATCCTGTCCGGTGGTGTCGACTCCAACGCGCTGCACAAGCCCAAGCGCTTCTTCGGCGCCGCGCGTAATATCGAAGAGGGCGGCAGCCTCACGATCATCGCCACCGCGCTGATCGACACCGGCAGCCGCATGGACGAAGTCATCTTCGAGGAGTTCAAAGGAACCGGTAACAGCGAGCTGCACCTCGACCGCAAGCTCATGGAAAAGCGCATCTTCCCGTGCCTCAACATCAACAAGTCGGGCACGCGTAAGGAAGAGCTCCTGATGAACGATCAGCAGCTCAACCGCGTCTGGATCTTGCGCCAGCTCCTGCACCCGCTCAACGTGGTCGACTCCATGGAGTTCCTGCTCGACAAAATGGGCAAGACCGACTCCAACGAGGAGTTCCTTAACAGCATGAGCGGCTAG
- the prfA gene encoding peptide chain release factor 1: MFAKLDEVQGRYRELNSMLADPSVASDPQQYQKLAKEHAHLQEIVDAYKRFRAVEEELEDNKSLLSEDDPELKEMARAEIARLDAEREELEERITRLLIPKDPLDEKNILIEVRAGTGGDEAALFAADLFRMYDRYAANQGWKVDIVEASETDTGGFRQIVALIEGDDVYSKLKYEGGTHRVQRVPETETQGRIHTSACTVAILPEAEDVELDLDMNDLKIDTYRSSGPGGQSVNTTDSAIRITHEPTGLVVTCQDEKSQHKNKAKALKVLKTRLLEQKREAQHQERAAERREQVGSGDRSERIRTYNFPQSRITDHRIGYTTRRLEDVLNGDVDEVLVPVHEHFQAEKLKALNDE; the protein is encoded by the coding sequence ATGTTCGCCAAACTAGACGAAGTCCAAGGCCGCTACCGCGAGCTCAACAGCATGCTCGCCGATCCTTCTGTCGCCAGCGATCCGCAGCAGTATCAGAAGCTCGCCAAAGAGCATGCGCATCTGCAGGAGATCGTCGACGCCTACAAGCGTTTTCGCGCGGTCGAAGAGGAGCTCGAGGACAACAAGTCCCTGCTCTCCGAGGACGACCCCGAGCTCAAGGAGATGGCGCGCGCCGAGATCGCCCGCCTCGACGCCGAGCGCGAGGAGCTCGAAGAGCGGATCACGCGGCTTTTGATCCCCAAGGACCCCCTCGACGAGAAGAATATTCTCATCGAGGTCCGCGCAGGCACCGGCGGCGACGAGGCGGCGCTCTTCGCCGCAGATCTCTTCCGCATGTACGACCGCTACGCGGCCAACCAGGGCTGGAAGGTGGACATCGTCGAGGCGAGCGAGACCGACACCGGCGGCTTCCGCCAGATCGTCGCGCTCATCGAGGGCGACGACGTCTACAGCAAGCTCAAGTACGAAGGCGGCACCCACCGCGTCCAGCGCGTGCCGGAGACCGAGACCCAGGGCCGCATCCACACGTCCGCGTGCACGGTGGCGATCTTGCCCGAGGCCGAAGACGTCGAGCTCGACCTCGACATGAACGACCTCAAGATCGACACCTATCGCTCGTCGGGCCCCGGCGGCCAGTCGGTCAACACGACCGACTCGGCGATCCGCATCACCCACGAGCCCACCGGCCTGGTGGTCACCTGCCAGGACGAAAAGAGCCAGCACAAAAACAAGGCCAAGGCCCTCAAGGTCCTCAAGACTCGCCTGCTCGAGCAAAAGCGCGAGGCCCAGCACCAAGAACGCGCCGCCGAGCGCCGCGAGCAGGTCGGCAGCGGCGACCGCTCCGAGCGCATCCGCACGTATAACTTCCCTCAGTCGCGTATCACTGATCACCGCATCGGCTACACGACGCGGCGTTTGGAAGATGTACTGAATGGAGACGTCGACGAGGTGCTCGTACCGGTGCACGAGCATTTTCAGGCCGAGAAGTTAAAGGCGCTGAACGACGAATAG
- a CDS encoding Rieske (2Fe-2S) protein has translation MRQIATINVSALTQNGDAQSFDYTDAFGRPAKGLLLRWAGELRAFRNLCPHWSMPLDADTGEFFDANKSALLCKMHGARFDPANGECIMGPCEGDRLEALQVEVSDDGNTATIRRGRTLSF, from the coding sequence ATGCGCCAAATCGCCACTATCAACGTCTCCGCTCTCACCCAAAACGGCGACGCCCAAAGCTTCGACTACACCGACGCCTTCGGCCGCCCCGCCAAAGGCCTCCTGCTGCGCTGGGCCGGCGAACTCCGCGCCTTCCGCAACCTGTGCCCCCACTGGTCGATGCCCCTCGACGCCGACACCGGCGAGTTCTTCGACGCCAACAAAAGCGCCCTGTTGTGCAAGATGCACGGCGCCCGGTTCGACCCTGCCAACGGCGAATGCATCATGGGCCCCTGCGAGGGCGATCGCCTCGAGGCACTGCAGGTCGAGGTGAGCGACGACGGCAACACGGCGACGATCCGGCGCGGCCGGACGTTGTCGTTTTAG